Proteins encoded by one window of Halomonas sp. Bachu 37:
- a CDS encoding Txe/YoeB family addiction module toxin, translating to MRSLVFEGSTWEAYEQMREKDKKLHKALCKLLKEMLRSDDPSIGIGKPEPLKHNLSGLWSRRISQKDRLIYRFDDKSIYVFAIGGHYDQP from the coding sequence ATGAGATCACTGGTATTTGAGGGTAGCACTTGGGAAGCCTATGAACAGATGCGAGAGAAAGACAAGAAGTTGCATAAAGCTCTCTGCAAATTGCTGAAAGAAATGCTCCGCTCTGACGACCCATCAATCGGCATCGGCAAACCTGAACCGCTTAAACACAACTTATCAGGCTTGTGGTCACGGCGCATCTCACAGAAAGACAGACTCATATACCGATTCGACGACAAATCCATTTACGTTTTCGCCATTGGAGGACACTACGACCAGCCCTAA
- a CDS encoding type II toxin-antitoxin system Phd/YefM family antitoxin produces MDIISVNKFRDNLKSLVEQVINRHEPLKVTRRAGEAFVIMSAEDWEREQETLHVLQSRDLLQQIAASLDTHSRGQGYTPNDEQMNEITGI; encoded by the coding sequence ATGGATATCATCAGTGTAAACAAATTCAGAGACAACCTAAAAAGCCTTGTAGAACAGGTGATTAATAGACATGAGCCTCTCAAAGTGACACGCCGCGCCGGAGAGGCTTTCGTGATTATGAGCGCTGAAGACTGGGAAAGGGAACAAGAAACCCTGCATGTTCTTCAGAGTAGAGACCTGCTGCAGCAAATTGCGGCCTCCCTCGACACTCACAGCCGTGGCCAAGGATACACACCTAATGATGAGCAGATGAATGAGATCACTGGTATTTGA
- a CDS encoding type II toxin-antitoxin system Phd/YefM family antitoxin, with the protein MKVELVTNLKRQATKILADLHLSKEPVLITEHGQPSAYLVDVQDYEFMQRRLELLEGLSRGERAVLEGRTYSQSEAREKMSQWLK; encoded by the coding sequence ATGAAAGTAGAGCTTGTTACAAACCTTAAGCGTCAAGCCACAAAAATTCTGGCAGACCTGCATCTGTCCAAAGAGCCGGTACTGATCACTGAACATGGCCAGCCATCCGCTTATCTTGTTGATGTGCAGGATTATGAGTTCATGCAGCGCCGACTTGAGTTGCTTGAGGGGCTCTCTCGGGGAGAGCGCGCTGTACTTGAGGGCAGAACGTACAGCCAAAGTGAGGCCAGGGAGAAGATGAGTCAATGGCTGAAATAA
- a CDS encoding type II toxin-antitoxin system RelE/ParE family toxin has protein sequence MAEIIWTEPALQQLDAIADYIALDNPAAASRLVQDVFDKTERLENFPQSGRMPPELPNSVYREVVVPPCRVFYREDEQRVLVLYVMREERQLRAYMLGSS, from the coding sequence ATGGCTGAAATAATCTGGACGGAGCCCGCCCTTCAACAACTGGATGCCATCGCTGACTACATTGCTCTGGATAACCCTGCTGCCGCAAGCCGTCTGGTCCAGGACGTTTTCGATAAAACCGAGCGTTTGGAAAATTTTCCCCAATCCGGCCGGATGCCTCCTGAGCTCCCCAATTCGGTATACAGAGAAGTAGTGGTTCCACCATGTCGCGTTTTTTATCGTGAGGATGAGCAGCGGGTTCTCGTCCTCTATGTCATGCGAGAGGAGCGGCAGCTTCGTGCGTACATGCTGGGAAGCAGCTAA
- a CDS encoding sulfurtransferase — MPSPLVTTDWLQDNLDNEHLVLIDASMANVVGKEPIVYDRPMLIPGSFRIDLEGALCDTGASQAHAFPTEEQFTAEACRLGIEPESLVVLYDDQGIYSAPRAWWILRAMGLKQVFVLDGGLPQWLAEGRDTDSASVAYAAKHGSVVGKLDHTLVRDSVYVFQHLEDERVTVIDARSQERFLAQAPEPRPSVRGGHIPNSLNLPFTEVLEGYRFKPASQLASTFAHLAPSLQPNNGHQLVFSCGSGITACIILLAAELAGYTELSLYDGSWADWGSNESLPVA, encoded by the coding sequence ATGCCTTCCCCCCTCGTGACCACCGACTGGCTGCAGGACAATCTGGATAACGAACATTTGGTACTGATCGACGCTAGCATGGCCAATGTCGTTGGCAAGGAGCCGATCGTTTATGACCGTCCTATGTTGATCCCGGGAAGTTTTCGGATCGACCTGGAAGGGGCGCTTTGCGATACCGGAGCTTCCCAAGCTCACGCCTTCCCGACGGAAGAGCAGTTCACGGCGGAGGCCTGTAGATTGGGCATCGAGCCCGAGAGCCTGGTGGTGTTGTACGACGATCAGGGTATCTACTCGGCACCACGAGCCTGGTGGATTCTGCGGGCTATGGGCCTCAAACAGGTGTTTGTTCTGGATGGTGGCCTGCCGCAGTGGTTGGCCGAAGGGCGGGACACCGATTCTGCTTCGGTTGCATATGCGGCCAAGCATGGCAGCGTGGTTGGTAAGCTCGACCACACCCTGGTTCGAGATTCTGTCTACGTTTTCCAGCATCTGGAGGACGAGCGAGTAACGGTCATCGATGCGCGATCACAGGAACGTTTCCTGGCGCAAGCGCCAGAACCCAGGCCTAGTGTGCGCGGTGGCCACATCCCCAATTCCCTCAACCTGCCGTTTACAGAGGTGCTGGAGGGTTATCGGTTCAAGCCAGCCAGCCAGCTGGCGTCAACGTTTGCCCACCTCGCTCCCTCCCTTCAGCCCAACAACGGGCACCAACTGGTGTTTTCCTGTGGTTCCGGCATCACCGCCTGCATCATTCTGCTGGCGGCCGAGCTGGCCGGGTATACTGAGCTGTCGCTGTACGACGGTTCCTGGGCTGACTGGGGGAGCAATGAGTCATTGCCGGTGGCGTAG